A genomic window from Pseudomonas leptonychotis includes:
- a CDS encoding methyltransferase, with the protein MPAALSAQPLSGADLLQRFTALDNFLIEHQPLWQPRPFVHYPSLPWEADHPELADWLRAQSLEHAEQAHNQPHRLAAPAPFAQLADQAQLLSQVGALPQQPAAVLPARFNVDVPGRKWQQIDAFARSLTFTQTPQHWLDWCAGKGHLGRRLAHSGGTLTCLEHDPKLVNSGQLLSHKLGIAAQHIEQDVLAADATTQLHAQHTPVALHACGDLHVRLMQLASATGCQQLAVAPCCYNRISTPHYQALSQTAQVSALQLSLDDLGLPLSETVTAGARVRRQRDQSMARRLAFDLLQRQLRGSDDYLPTPSLPPRWLDKSFADYCKDLAALKNLPPPTEQDWDQLEQNGWLRLAQVRNLELLRNLFRRPLELWLLLDRALFLQEQGFRVRLGSFCSYQQSPRNLLLLAERP; encoded by the coding sequence ATGCCAGCCGCCTTATCCGCACAACCGCTCAGTGGCGCTGATTTGCTGCAACGCTTTACTGCGCTCGATAACTTTCTTATTGAGCATCAGCCGCTGTGGCAACCACGGCCTTTCGTGCATTACCCGAGCCTCCCGTGGGAAGCCGATCACCCCGAGCTGGCTGACTGGCTACGCGCGCAAAGCCTGGAGCACGCTGAACAGGCACACAATCAACCGCATCGGCTTGCTGCCCCCGCGCCCTTTGCGCAACTGGCCGATCAAGCCCAGCTTTTGAGCCAGGTCGGCGCACTGCCACAGCAGCCCGCGGCCGTATTGCCCGCACGCTTCAATGTTGATGTGCCAGGCCGCAAATGGCAGCAGATTGATGCTTTCGCCCGCAGCCTAACCTTTACTCAAACACCCCAGCATTGGCTGGATTGGTGCGCCGGCAAAGGCCACCTCGGCCGCCGACTCGCACACAGCGGCGGCACGCTGACTTGCCTGGAGCACGACCCCAAGTTGGTTAACAGCGGACAACTGCTTAGCCATAAACTCGGCATTGCCGCGCAGCATATTGAACAAGATGTATTGGCGGCCGACGCCACCACCCAGCTGCACGCACAGCACACCCCCGTGGCCCTGCATGCCTGCGGCGATCTACATGTGCGCCTCATGCAGCTCGCCAGCGCGACGGGCTGCCAGCAACTGGCAGTGGCTCCTTGCTGCTACAACCGCATCAGCACGCCGCACTACCAGGCGCTGTCACAAACCGCGCAGGTCTCCGCACTGCAACTGTCCCTCGACGACCTCGGCCTGCCGCTTAGCGAAACCGTCACGGCCGGCGCACGGGTACGACGCCAACGCGATCAGTCGATGGCCAGACGCCTGGCCTTTGACCTGCTGCAACGGCAACTGCGCGGCAGCGACGATTACCTGCCAACCCCTTCGCTACCACCGCGTTGGCTGGATAAATCCTTTGCTGACTATTGCAAAGACCTCGCGGCGCTTAAAAACCTACCGCCACCCACAGAGCAAGACTGGGATCAGTTGGAACAAAACGGCTGGCTGCGACTGGCCCAAGTGCGCAACCTGGAGCTACTACGCAATCTATTCCGCCGCCCATTGGAGCTGTGGCTACTGCTCGACCGTGCTTTATTCCTACAGGAACAAGGCTTTCGGGTGCGCCTCGGCAGCTTCTGCTCCTACCAGCAGAGTCCGCGAAATTTACTGTTACTCGCCGAAAGACCGTAG
- a CDS encoding ABC transporter permease: MRKIAEIVAWSIVVALAAYALWEGLTALNWDVIIKWLPRLTKGALLTLELVGIAVVAGLILAIPMGIARSSRHWYVRAVPYSYIFFFRGTPLLVQLFLIYYGLAQFDAVRNGPLWQYLRDPYWCAILTMTLHTAAYIAEILRGAIQAVPPGEVEAARALGMSRAQTMFYIILPRAARIGLPAYSNEVILMLKASALASTVTLLELTGMARTIIARTYLPVEIFFAAGMFYLLIAFLLVRAFKLLERWLRVDACQGR; encoded by the coding sequence ATGAGGAAAATCGCTGAAATTGTGGCGTGGTCGATTGTCGTCGCGCTCGCAGCTTACGCACTCTGGGAAGGCCTAACCGCCCTCAACTGGGACGTGATCATCAAATGGCTGCCGCGCCTGACCAAGGGCGCGCTCCTAACCCTGGAGCTGGTCGGTATTGCCGTTGTCGCAGGCCTGATCCTGGCCATTCCGATGGGCATCGCGCGCTCATCCCGGCACTGGTATGTGCGGGCAGTGCCCTATAGCTACATTTTCTTCTTCCGCGGCACACCACTGCTGGTGCAACTGTTTTTGATCTACTACGGCCTGGCGCAGTTCGATGCTGTGCGCAATGGACCACTGTGGCAATACCTGCGCGACCCGTACTGGTGCGCGATCCTGACCATGACCCTGCACACCGCCGCCTATATCGCCGAGATCCTACGCGGCGCCATTCAGGCCGTGCCGCCTGGCGAAGTGGAAGCAGCCCGTGCGCTGGGCATGTCGCGGGCACAAACCATGTTCTACATCATCCTGCCGCGCGCCGCGCGCATCGGCCTCCCCGCCTATAGCAACGAAGTGATTCTGATGCTCAAGGCCAGCGCCCTGGCCAGCACCGTGACCTTGCTGGAACTGACCGGCATGGCCCGCACCATCATTGCCCGCACCTACTTGCCGGTGGAGATTTTCTTTGCTGCCGGGATGTTCTACCTGCTGATCGCTTTCCTGCTGGTTCGCGCCTTCAAGCTGCTGGAACGCTGGCTGCGCGTCGACGCCTGCCAGGGCCGCTGA
- a CDS encoding ABC transporter permease, protein MNFDLYGFGPALAAGTLMTIKLALSALCLGLVLGLLGALAKTSPYKPLQWLGGTYSTIVRGIPELLWVLLIYFGTVQLMRNLADLLGIESLELTAFAAGTIALGICFGAYATEVFRGAILAIPKGHREAGQALGMSRPRIFWRLILPQMWRIALPGLGNLFMILMKDTALVSVIGLEEIMRRSQIAVTSSKEPFTFFLVAAFIYLGLTVLAMIGMHFLEKRSSRGFVRSTS, encoded by the coding sequence ATGAACTTCGACCTCTACGGATTCGGCCCGGCCCTGGCTGCTGGCACCCTGATGACCATCAAGCTGGCGCTAAGCGCGCTGTGCCTGGGTCTGGTGCTCGGCTTGCTCGGCGCTCTCGCCAAGACTTCCCCGTACAAGCCATTGCAATGGCTTGGCGGTACCTATTCGACCATCGTGCGCGGTATTCCCGAGCTGCTCTGGGTGTTGCTGATCTATTTCGGCACCGTGCAACTGATGCGCAACCTGGCAGACCTGCTCGGCATTGAAAGCCTTGAGCTAACCGCCTTCGCCGCCGGCACTATCGCCCTCGGGATCTGTTTCGGCGCCTACGCCACCGAGGTGTTTCGTGGCGCGATCCTGGCCATCCCCAAAGGCCACCGCGAAGCCGGCCAAGCCCTCGGCATGTCCCGCCCACGGATTTTCTGGCGATTGATCCTGCCGCAGATGTGGCGCATCGCCCTGCCCGGCCTGGGCAACCTGTTTATGATCCTGATGAAGGACACCGCCCTGGTCTCGGTCATCGGCCTGGAAGAAATCATGCGCCGTTCACAAATTGCCGTGACCTCCAGCAAGGAGCCCTTCACCTTCTTCCTGGTAGCGGCCTTTATCTACCTGGGCCTCACAGTCCTGGCGATGATTGGCATGCACTTCCTGGAAAAACGCTCCAGCCGTGGCTTTGTCAGGAGCACCTCATGA
- a CDS encoding ABC transporter substrate-binding protein: MQNYKKILLAAAATLAFGTSAVAADKLKLGTEGAYPPFNLIDASGQVGGFDVEIGQALCAKMKAECEVVTSDWDGIIPALNAKKFDFLIASMSITDERKVAVDFTEPYYTNKLQFIAPKGGDFKTDKASLKGKVIGAQRATIAGTWLEDNLGGVVDIKLYDTQENAYLDLSSGRLDGVLADTFVNWEWLKSDAGKSFEFKGDPVFDNDKIGIAVRKGDALRDKLNTALAEIVADGTYKKINDKYFPFSIY, encoded by the coding sequence ATGCAGAACTACAAGAAAATCCTGCTGGCCGCTGCCGCCACTCTGGCATTCGGCACCAGCGCCGTCGCTGCTGACAAACTGAAACTGGGTACCGAAGGCGCTTACCCGCCGTTCAATCTGATCGACGCCAGCGGCCAGGTCGGCGGATTTGACGTGGAGATTGGCCAGGCCCTGTGCGCCAAGATGAAGGCCGAGTGCGAAGTGGTTACTTCGGACTGGGACGGCATTATCCCGGCCCTGAACGCGAAGAAATTCGACTTCCTGATTGCCTCCATGTCGATCACCGACGAGCGCAAAGTAGCGGTAGATTTCACCGAGCCGTACTACACCAACAAGCTGCAGTTTATCGCCCCTAAAGGCGGCGATTTCAAAACGGATAAAGCCAGCCTGAAAGGCAAGGTCATCGGCGCTCAACGCGCCACCATCGCGGGCACCTGGTTGGAAGATAACCTGGGCGGCGTGGTCGATATCAAGCTGTATGACACCCAGGAAAACGCCTACCTCGACCTGTCCTCGGGCCGCCTCGATGGCGTACTGGCTGACACCTTCGTTAACTGGGAATGGCTGAAGAGCGATGCCGGCAAGAGCTTTGAATTCAAAGGCGACCCGGTATTCGACAACGACAAGATTGGCATTGCCGTACGCAAGGGTGATGCCCTGCGCGACAAGCTGAACACTGCACTGGCCGAGATCGTGGCTGACGGCACCTACAAGAAAATCAACGACAAGTACTTCCCCTTCAGCATCTACTAA
- a CDS encoding ABC transporter ATP-binding protein, with translation MAEATPALEIRDLHKRYGDLEVLKGISLTAHDGDVISILGSSGSGKSTFLRCINLLENPHKGQIILSGEELKLKAAKNGDLVAADSRQINRLRSEIGFVFQNFNLWPHMSVLDNIIEAPRRVLGQSKAEAIEVAEALLAKVGIADKRHVYPNQLSGGQQQRAAIARTLAMQPKVILFDEPTSALDPEMVQEVLNVIRALAEEGRTMLLVTHEMGFARQVSSEVVFLHQGLVEEQGSPEQVFDNPNSARCKQFMSSNH, from the coding sequence ATGGCCGAGGCCACGCCCGCACTGGAAATTCGCGACCTGCATAAACGCTACGGCGACCTTGAGGTGCTCAAGGGCATCTCCCTCACCGCTCACGATGGCGATGTGATTTCCATTCTCGGCTCTTCCGGCTCCGGCAAGTCGACCTTTCTGCGCTGCATCAACCTGCTGGAAAACCCGCACAAGGGGCAAATCATCCTCTCGGGTGAAGAGCTTAAGCTCAAGGCCGCAAAGAATGGCGACCTGGTCGCCGCCGACAGTCGCCAGATCAATCGCCTGCGCAGCGAGATCGGTTTTGTCTTCCAGAATTTCAATCTGTGGCCGCACATGAGCGTGCTCGACAACATCATCGAGGCGCCGCGCCGCGTATTGGGGCAGAGCAAGGCCGAAGCCATCGAGGTGGCTGAGGCGCTGCTGGCCAAGGTCGGTATCGCCGACAAGCGCCATGTTTATCCGAACCAGTTATCCGGCGGCCAGCAGCAGCGCGCAGCGATTGCCCGCACCCTGGCCATGCAGCCGAAAGTCATCCTGTTCGATGAGCCCACTTCGGCTCTCGACCCGGAAATGGTACAAGAAGTGCTTAATGTGATCCGCGCACTCGCCGAAGAAGGTCGCACTATGCTGCTGGTGACTCATGAAATGGGCTTTGCCCGTCAAGTTTCCAGCGAGGTGGTGTTTCTGCATCAGGGCTTAGTTGAAGAGCAAGGCTCTCCAGAGCAAGTATTCGACAACCCTAACTCGGCGCGCTGCAAACAATTCATGTCCAGCAACCATTAA
- a CDS encoding oxidative damage protection protein → MTRTVQCRKHKQELPGLDRPPYPGAKGEDIYTNVSKQAWDEWQKHQTLLINERRLNMMNAEDRKFLQAEMDKFLSGEEYAQADGYVPPSE, encoded by the coding sequence ATGACCCGCACCGTACAGTGCCGCAAACACAAGCAGGAACTCCCCGGCCTGGACCGCCCGCCGTATCCGGGCGCCAAAGGTGAGGACATCTACACCAACGTCTCCAAGCAAGCCTGGGACGAATGGCAGAAGCACCAGACACTGCTGATCAACGAACGTCGCCTGAACATGATGAACGCCGAAGACCGTAAATTCCTCCAGGCCGAGATGGACAAATTCCTCTCCGGCGAGGAATACGCCCAAGCCGACGGCTACGTGCCGCCGAGCGAGTAA